In one Bradyrhizobium sp. 4 genomic region, the following are encoded:
- a CDS encoding class I SAM-dependent methyltransferase, which translates to MTELFDGYHDNYRDVVQSSIDFSGLPHHFFMRAKADLLGNLIAQRLDTERPDMLDVGCGVGSLHPLLHGMVGRLSGIDVSSASLAQARADNGRVDYREFDGRTFPFDDASFDLVTAVCVMHHVVPAEWAQFIAEMRRVTRPGGLVCVIEHNPYNPLTRLAVARCEFDRDAVLLGADKARKLMAAGGLREIGARHFLLLPWDTKPARRLEATLSGMPLGGQYAAFGTA; encoded by the coding sequence ATGACCGAGCTCTTCGACGGTTATCACGACAACTACCGTGACGTGGTCCAATCCTCGATCGACTTCTCCGGCTTGCCGCATCATTTCTTCATGCGCGCCAAGGCCGATCTGCTGGGCAATCTGATCGCGCAGCGGCTCGACACGGAGAGGCCCGACATGCTGGACGTCGGCTGCGGCGTCGGCAGCCTTCATCCGCTGCTGCACGGCATGGTCGGCCGCTTGAGCGGCATCGACGTTTCTTCGGCCAGCCTGGCGCAGGCACGCGCTGACAATGGCAGGGTCGACTACCGTGAGTTTGACGGCCGCACCTTTCCATTCGACGATGCCAGCTTCGATCTGGTCACGGCCGTCTGCGTGATGCACCACGTCGTGCCGGCTGAATGGGCGCAATTCATCGCGGAGATGCGGCGCGTGACCCGCCCCGGTGGACTCGTCTGCGTCATCGAGCACAATCCGTACAACCCGCTGACCCGCCTTGCCGTCGCGCGTTGTGAGTTCGATCGGGACGCCGTCTTGCTCGGGGCGGACAAAGCCCGAAAATTGATGGCTGCCGGCGGCTTGCGCGAGATCGGTGCGCGCCATTTCCTGCTGCTGCCCTGGGACACCAAGCCCGCGCGGCGCCTCGAAGCGACCCTGAGCGGCATGCCGCTCGGCGGCCAATACGCCGCCTTCGGGACCGCTTGA
- a CDS encoding glycosyltransferase family 2 protein, with product MAANFQSIRYSLVIPVFNEEAVLPVLLRRLDLVLSRLDGPAEAIFVDDGSSDSSSIVLQALAARDPRFRYIGLSRNFGHQIAITAGMDAAQGEAIIVMDADLQDPPEVIEQLIAKWQDGNDIVHARRLSRDGESRFKRATAHLFYRLLGRMSSVGIPADVGDFRLIDRKVLDALRQMPEQDRFVRGMIAWLGFRQAEVTFHRLERAAGETKYPLFKMVRLATNAALGFSDLPLRLAIWCGLTVSGLALLYGGWVILLWLSNDSHLVTGWSSTMVVVSLLCGMNMLMTGIVGLYVGRIHAEVKRRPLYVVQTRAGFERNEAAAAPAIHAVNE from the coding sequence ATGGCGGCCAATTTCCAGTCGATCCGCTACAGCCTCGTCATCCCCGTGTTCAACGAGGAAGCCGTGTTGCCGGTGCTGCTGCGCAGGCTCGACCTGGTCTTGTCCCGGCTCGACGGGCCGGCAGAAGCAATCTTCGTCGACGACGGCAGCAGTGATTCCAGCTCGATCGTGCTACAGGCGCTCGCCGCGCGCGACCCGCGCTTTCGCTATATCGGCCTGTCGCGAAATTTCGGGCATCAGATTGCCATCACCGCCGGCATGGACGCCGCGCAAGGTGAAGCGATCATCGTCATGGATGCCGATTTGCAGGATCCGCCCGAAGTGATCGAGCAATTGATCGCAAAATGGCAGGACGGCAACGACATCGTCCACGCCCGCCGCCTGTCGCGCGACGGCGAAAGCCGATTCAAGCGCGCGACCGCGCATCTCTTCTACCGGCTTCTCGGCAGGATGTCCTCGGTCGGCATCCCCGCCGACGTCGGCGACTTCCGCCTGATCGATCGCAAGGTGCTCGACGCGCTTCGGCAGATGCCGGAGCAGGACCGCTTCGTACGCGGCATGATCGCATGGCTCGGCTTCCGGCAGGCCGAGGTCACCTTCCACCGCCTCGAGCGTGCAGCGGGCGAGACCAAATATCCGCTGTTCAAGATGGTGCGGCTCGCGACGAACGCCGCGCTCGGCTTTTCCGATTTGCCCTTGCGGCTCGCAATCTGGTGCGGATTGACGGTGTCGGGTTTGGCACTGCTCTATGGCGGCTGGGTGATCCTGTTGTGGCTCAGCAACGATAGTCATCTCGTGACCGGCTGGTCCTCGACGATGGTCGTCGTGTCCCTGCTGTGTGGAATGAACATGCTGATGACGGGTATCGTCGGGCTTTACGTCGGCCGCATCCATGCCGAGGTGAAACGCCGTCCGCTCTACGTGGTGCAGACGCGCGCCGGCTTCGAGCGCAACGAGGCGGCGGCCGCGCCCGCGATCCACGCCGTCAACGAGTGA